From one Pseudomonas sp. S35 genomic stretch:
- a CDS encoding MFS transporter, producing the protein MANPYAELFQVPGARAFVLAGMLARMPVSMTGIGLITMLSQVHGGYGLAGSVAAVFALATAFCAPQVSRLVDRYSQGRVLPLAALLGGAALLMLLLCTRLQAPNWTLFLFAALAGCMPNMSAMVRARWTELYRGQPKLQTAFALESVLDEVCFIIGPPISVGLSVVLFPEAGPLVAALLLAVGVTTFVLQRATEPPVHEHQDHHAGWLITSPSVLILMILLLAMGVIVGVVDVVSVAFAQHQGQPAAASIVLSVYAIGSCLAGLAFGTLKLKASLPRQFLFCGVATALTTLPLLLVSNIPGLAVAIFISGLFFAPTLIVSMALVEQVVPPSRLTEGMTWLITGLSIGVAIGAASSGWMIDHFGAPSGFWVALAAGAVVMGSAVLGYRRLG; encoded by the coding sequence ATGGCAAACCCTTACGCCGAGTTGTTCCAGGTCCCTGGCGCACGGGCTTTTGTATTGGCCGGCATGCTGGCGCGCATGCCGGTGTCGATGACGGGTATCGGCTTGATCACCATGCTCTCCCAGGTGCATGGCGGCTACGGCCTGGCCGGCTCGGTGGCGGCGGTGTTTGCCCTGGCCACAGCATTTTGCGCACCGCAAGTGTCACGGCTGGTGGACCGCTACAGCCAGGGCCGGGTGTTGCCGCTCGCAGCGTTGCTTGGCGGCGCAGCCTTGTTGATGCTGTTGCTGTGTACCCGTTTGCAGGCGCCGAACTGGACGCTGTTCCTGTTCGCCGCCCTGGCGGGCTGCATGCCGAATATGTCGGCCATGGTACGGGCGCGCTGGACCGAGTTGTACCGGGGCCAGCCCAAGCTGCAAACCGCGTTTGCCCTGGAGTCGGTGCTCGATGAGGTGTGTTTTATCATCGGCCCGCCGATTTCGGTCGGCCTGAGTGTGGTGCTGTTCCCGGAAGCCGGGCCGCTGGTGGCGGCGCTGTTGCTGGCGGTGGGCGTGACCACCTTTGTGCTGCAACGGGCGACCGAACCGCCAGTGCATGAGCATCAGGATCACCACGCCGGTTGGCTGATCACGTCACCTTCGGTGTTGATTCTGATGATCTTGCTGCTGGCCATGGGCGTGATCGTCGGTGTGGTGGATGTGGTCAGCGTGGCCTTCGCTCAGCACCAAGGCCAGCCGGCGGCCGCGAGCATCGTGCTGTCGGTGTACGCCATTGGCTCGTGCCTGGCGGGGCTCGCGTTTGGCACCCTCAAGCTCAAGGCATCGCTGCCCCGGCAGTTCCTGTTCTGTGGCGTGGCCACCGCGTTGACCACCTTGCCGTTGTTGCTGGTAAGCAACATCCCGGGCCTTGCGGTAGCGATCTTTATTTCCGGGCTGTTCTTCGCCCCGACGCTGATCGTGTCGATGGCCTTGGTGGAGCAGGTCGTGCCACCCAGCCGCCTCACCGAGGGCATGACCTGGCTGATCACCGGCCTCAGCATCGGCGTGGCCATCGGTGCCGCCAGCTCCGGCTGGATGATCGACCACTTTGGCGCCCCCAGCGGGTTCTGGGTGGCGTTGGCGGCGGGCGCGGTCGTTATGGGCTCGGCGGTGTTGGGTTATCGCCGGCTTGGCTGA
- a CDS encoding Camphene synthase, translating to MNDIRSPSPDAPARLQIPVLEYPAPVRMDEALGNHVNDLLLSWVKRVGIFKGQWEQVRGSNFGRFAMLCHPGTDNPDRLLLSAKCIAALFAVDDHYCDDERSGSNPRLLGPRLSLALAALDKAHLAPPHDRALEQALKRDPVLRGLRGYMNHLARFGTASQMARVRLETIAMFVTMNAEATWRIEHSLPCIWEYLAHRQVNSFLPCMALIDVVDGYELDAETYFAAPVREVVTLAASATIIANDVYSAPKESVPEIGDFNLPMLLAHEHHCSLQQALWLTAQMHDDIVHRYEAKERRLLQHAQPSLKRFLGGVRGWLAGNNEWHRHSGRYLV from the coding sequence ATGAACGACATCCGCTCCCCATCGCCCGACGCCCCTGCCCGCCTGCAAATACCGGTGCTCGAATACCCAGCACCGGTGCGGATGGATGAGGCACTGGGCAATCACGTCAACGACTTGTTGCTGTCCTGGGTCAAGCGCGTGGGCATTTTCAAGGGCCAATGGGAACAGGTGAGGGGCTCGAATTTCGGCCGATTTGCCATGTTGTGCCACCCCGGCACCGACAACCCGGACCGCCTGCTGCTATCGGCTAAATGCATCGCTGCGCTGTTCGCAGTGGACGACCACTACTGCGATGATGAGCGAAGCGGCTCCAACCCCAGGTTACTGGGCCCGCGCCTGTCGTTGGCACTGGCCGCGCTGGACAAGGCGCATTTGGCCCCGCCGCATGACAGGGCACTGGAGCAGGCGCTGAAACGCGATCCGGTGCTGCGTGGATTACGCGGCTATATGAACCATTTGGCGCGCTTCGGCACAGCGTCCCAGATGGCTCGCGTCCGGCTGGAGACCATTGCCATGTTCGTGACCATGAACGCTGAAGCCACATGGCGCATCGAACACAGCCTGCCCTGTATCTGGGAATACCTGGCACACCGACAGGTCAACAGTTTTTTACCCTGCATGGCCTTGATTGATGTGGTTGACGGCTATGAACTCGACGCCGAGACTTATTTCGCGGCTCCGGTACGAGAAGTCGTTACCCTCGCCGCCAGCGCGACCATCATCGCCAATGACGTGTACTCCGCCCCCAAAGAGAGCGTGCCTGAAATAGGCGACTTCAACCTGCCTATGTTGCTGGCCCACGAACACCACTGCTCGTTGCAGCAAGCCTTGTGGCTGACAGCTCAGATGCACGACGACATCGTGCACCGCTATGAAGCCAAAGAGCGCCGGCTACTCCAGCATGCGCAGCCGTCACTCAAGCGTTTTCTGGGCGGCGTAAGAGGCTGGCTCGCAGGCAATAATGAATGGCACCGACACAGCGGACGATACCTGGTGTGA